One genomic window of bacterium includes the following:
- a CDS encoding DUF2723 domain-containing protein, translating into MLWVIAAKILVKMKAPQTKMEHFIISLSAGVGAMIGSLAYTCWWGAVEAEVYRLASFMVMLCIFWILRWQDELQTPYHKRFLFLITYMFALSVGIQLMPMLTAPAIFLFILLNKKDWDSLRFIAITVPFLALFMGMSLVLVGVISIAVIIFLIVTYRKEMFDGKFIGLVVVGFLLGIGSYSYLMIRAHHNPYINEAAPTNIPKLWDVFSRTQYGPAKLGVSTILKRETETPENKYNMVQAFVYQIKFFTDYLTWQWVPYPRQSRWEGEIASNFTKLSSLFFNIIFIGIGLFGIWTHYKKDKRTFWLMFTLLITLSFVLTFYMNFKFSPSDTNPLHRPLEVRERHYFYDSAFTVFGWYIGIGVWGLLTLLRNKWAQRIMSPVLGLLVLVPIFGNFNSHINRRGNWIPDDYAYNMLSSCDDGAVIFTNGDNDTFPLWFAQLVKNVKPKLMVANLSLLNTDWYVKQLRSWGAPVSLTNWEAENLSGIGLPMIKNGEPLRDKALLLKDIAVRDMLATNSGFKFEPKIFMPIKRTALPKKYRDKIPADMELIRPDYYVKRIPREYWVRLPEEYFLPAEDFANIVM; encoded by the coding sequence TTGTTATGGGTAATAGCCGCGAAAATACTTGTAAAAATGAAAGCTCCTCAAACCAAAATGGAACACTTTATCATATCATTAAGCGCTGGTGTAGGAGCTATGATTGGGTCTTTAGCATATACCTGTTGGTGGGGAGCAGTAGAAGCCGAAGTTTATAGATTGGCATCTTTTATGGTCATGTTATGTATATTCTGGATATTAAGATGGCAGGATGAACTTCAGACACCTTATCATAAAAGATTTTTGTTCCTGATTACCTATATGTTTGCACTTTCTGTTGGAATACAGCTAATGCCAATGCTTACTGCGCCTGCAATATTTTTGTTTATATTATTAAATAAAAAAGATTGGGATAGTTTAAGGTTTATAGCAATAACAGTGCCGTTTCTTGCCCTTTTTATGGGAATGTCACTCGTTTTGGTTGGAGTAATATCGATAGCCGTAATAATTTTCCTGATAGTAACTTACCGTAAAGAAATGTTTGATGGGAAATTTATTGGTCTTGTAGTAGTTGGGTTTTTGTTGGGAATAGGAAGTTACTCTTATCTTATGATAAGGGCACATCATAATCCTTATATTAATGAAGCCGCCCCTACTAACATTCCAAAATTATGGGATGTCTTTTCAAGAACACAATATGGTCCTGCAAAGCTTGGAGTAAGTACTATACTTAAAAGAGAAACCGAAACCCCGGAAAATAAATATAATATGGTGCAGGCTTTTGTATACCAGATTAAGTTTTTTACGGATTATCTGACATGGCAGTGGGTTCCGTATCCAAGACAGTCAAGATGGGAAGGAGAAATCGCTTCTAACTTTACTAAACTCTCAAGCCTTTTCTTTAATATCATTTTTATAGGAATCGGATTGTTTGGCATATGGACACATTATAAAAAAGACAAGCGTACGTTCTGGCTAATGTTTACTTTATTGATTACATTAAGTTTTGTTCTTACTTTTTATATGAACTTTAAGTTCTCTCCTTCCGATACTAATCCTCTGCACAGACCTCTAGAAGTAAGAGAACGACATTATTTCTATGACTCCGCGTTTACCGTATTCGGCTGGTATATCGGTATCGGGGTATGGGGTTTGTTAACATTGTTAAGAAATAAATGGGCTCAGAGAATTATGTCTCCTGTTCTTGGACTACTCGTTTTGGTTCCTATTTTTGGTAATTTCAACTCACATATAAACAGACGTGGGAACTGGATTCCAGATGATTATGCCTATAATATGCTTAGTTCTTGTGATGACGGTGCCGTAATATTTACAAACGGAGATAATGATACGTTCCCATTATGGTTTGCGCAATTGGTAAAAAATGTTAAGCCTAAATTGATGGTAGCGAACTTGTCATTACTTAATACGGACTGGTATGTAAAACAACTCAGAAGCTGGGGAGCTCCGGTTTCCCTTACAAATTGGGAAGCTGAGAATCTTAGTGGAATTGGTCTTCCAATGATTAAAAATGGTGAACCCTTAAGGGACAAAGCTTTATTATTGAAAGACATTGCAGTAAGAGATATGCTTGCCACTAATAGCGGATTCAAGTTTGAACCTAAGATTTTTATGCCCATTAAAAGAACGGCATTGCCTAAGAAATACAGGGACAAAATCCCGGCAGATATGGAACTCATTCGCCCGGATTATTATGTAAAACGCATTCCAAGAGAATACTGGGTCAGGTTGCCCGAAGAATATTTCTTGCCTGCAGAAGATTTTGCCAATATAGTTATGA
- a CDS encoding DUF2723 domain-containing protein has protein sequence MSKKEYMWGFIISTLAVFGIYLYTVQPSLSFWDCGEFIACGYSLGVPHPPGSPLYTLLNKILCFIPFGKEIAFRVNMGSVISGAITAGCYG, from the coding sequence ATGAGCAAAAAAGAATATATGTGGGGTTTTATTATCTCCACTCTGGCCGTGTTTGGTATTTATCTTTATACCGTTCAGCCTTCCTTATCTTTCTGGGATTGCGGAGAATTTATTGCCTGTGGCTATTCTCTGGGAGTCCCGCATCCGCCGGGATCACCATTGTATACCCTGCTTAATAAAATATTATGCTTTATCCCGTTTGGAAAAGAAATTGCATTCAGGGTAAATATGGGGTCGGTAATAAGTGGAGCCATTACCGCAGGTTGTTATGGGTAA